A single window of Anopheles moucheti chromosome 2, idAnoMoucSN_F20_07, whole genome shotgun sequence DNA harbors:
- the LOC128297068 gene encoding protein patched isoform X1: MVVPTMDSLPRVPDTHGDTVDEKVFSDLYIRTSWFDATIALDQIEKGKARGRRSSVYMRSLFQQYLYNLGCSIQKHAGKVLFVAILVLSTFCVGLKSATVHSKVHQLWIQEGGSLEHELAYTQKSLGEMDSSTHQLLIQTPKDMDASILHPNALLTHLDVVKKAISVTVHMYDITWSLKDMCYSPSIPSFDTHFIEQIFENIIPCAIITPLDCFWEGSKLLGPKYPVHIPGQTNKVQWTSLNPQTLLKDIKAQNYQFPFETLEQYMKRAGISTGYTEKPCLNPKDKQCPETAPNKKSGQVPDIGASLTGGCYGFAAKYMHWPEELVVGGAVRNRTHHLKSAKALQTVIQLMGERELYDYWNNHYKVHHIGWNPEKAAEVLNAWQKKFSAEVNKIMQTEVKPLSYYGVYAFSSATLDDILGKHSNPNPISLGIGIAIILLYTACTLLRWKDGINGQSGVGVAGVLLITVTTAAGLGFCALLGIAFNAATTQVIPFLALGLGVDHIFVLTHAYAERDTSEQTGQVLKKAGLSVLFAGASTAGSFFAATLIPVPALRVFCFQGAILTVFNLAAVLLVFPAMISLDLRRRRSGRADVLCCCLPALPNTTHDLNKQRYHYHQQTQQPQSQQQQQQTPAQSQNAAEAQRQEEDSLIECQSKACLSFSLSRFAMKHYAPFLTRSSVKVFAMLLLSGILGVSLFASMKLPDGLELTDLVPQNTNEHRFLSVQGKLFGFYSMFAVTQGDFEYPNNQKLLHEYHEAYVRVSHVIKNDNGGLPDFWLSLFRDWLINLQRAFDRDYREGRITQERWYTNASNDAILAYKLLVQTGHVDNPIDKSLVTQVRLVDSEGVINPEAFYNYLSAWAWNDVLAYGASQGNLRPEPREWFHTPSDFELKIPKSAPLTYTQLPFYLHGLSDTADIKTMISQIRELCSKFEARGLPNYPSGIPFIFWEQYMNLRPGLLKAIGCALLAVFVSVSLLLLSVWAALLIVFNVVMMLIQLLGVMILLGIKLSAIPAVILIASIGLGVGITVHVSLGFITSIGNRDRRVKLALEHSFAPIVHGVVTSALAIFMLSTSSFEFVVRHFFWLLLSANVIGALNGLFFFPILLSLVGPGAEIIPLQYANRISTPSPPPKRINKLSSGKPIVLNNKRSSCSRSCSKPHHHHKHNNVNLSNEPSLTTITEEPQSWKSSASSIPSIHEKTTGGSVGHHRPSVGLVGGVGGGVPSGTSLGGSIMSDGNLSGVGGVYSHPHAHHYHHHHHQQAPELQSIVLQPEVTVETHHHGGEHQNTKVTATANIKVELVTPGRGARMMHTTASSTSSNASSTGSTTSSTGSSGSASS, translated from the exons GGTAAAGCTCGGGGGAGAAGGTCCTCGGTGTACATGCGTTCCCTGTTCCAGCAATATCTTTACAACCTAGGCTGTTCGATACAGAAGCACGCCGGCAAGGTGTTATTCGTGGCGATACTGGTGCTCAGCACGTTCTGCGTCGGGTTGAAATCGGCAACGGTACACTCGAAGGTGCACCAGCTATGGATACAGGAGGGTGGATCGCTCGAGCATGAGCTCGCCTACACGCAGAAATCGCTCGGCGAGATGGACTCGTCGACGCACCAGCTGCTGATACAGACACCAAAGGATATGGACGCGTCGATACTGCACCCGAACGCGTTACTAACGCACCTGGACGTGGTGAAGAAGGCGATATCGGTGACGGTGCACATGTACGACATAACGTGGAGCTTGAAGGATATGTGCTACTCACCGAGCATACCTAGCTTCGATACGCACTTCATCGAGCAGATCTTCGAGAATATTATTCCGTGTGCGATCATAACGCCCCTCGACTGCTTCTGGGAGGGTAGCAAACTGCTTGGCCCCAAGTATCCCGTGCATATACC TGGACAAACGAACAAAGTGCAGTGGACGTCACTGAATCCGCAAACGTTGCTGAAAGACATCAAGGCACAGAACTATCAGTTTCCGTTCGAAACGCTGGAACAGTACATGAAGCGGGCCGGTATCAGTACGGGCTACACGGAAAAACCTTGCCTCAACCCGAAGGATAAACAGTGTCCGGAAACGGCACCGAACAAAAAGTCCGGCCAGGTGCCGGACATTGGTGCGAGTTTAACCGGTGGTTGCTACGGATTCGCGGCGAAGTATATGCACTGGCCGGAAGAGCTGGTGGTTGGTGGGGCGGTGCGCAATCGAACCCATCATCTAAAGTCGGCCAAAGCGTTGCAGACCGTGATCCAGCTGATGGGCGAACGGGAGCTGTACGATTACTGGAACAACCATTACAAGGTGCACCATATCGGGTGGAACCCGGAGAAGGCGGCGGAGGTGTTGAATGCGTGGCAGAAGAAGTTTTCCGCTGAGGTCAACAAAATCATGCAAACGGAAGTGAAGCCACTGTCGTACTATGGCGTGTACGCGTTCTCGTCGGCAACGCTGGACGATATCCTGGGGAAACATTCGAACCCGAACCCGATCAGCCTCGGTATCGGTATTGCGATCATCTTGCTCTACACCGCCTGTACGCTTTTGCGCTGGAAGGATGGGATTAATGGACAGAGTGGCGTCGGTGTGGCGGGTGTGCTGCTGATCACGGTTACAACGGCCGCCGGGTTGGGCTTCTGTGCATTGCTCGGTATTGCGTTCAATGCCGCCACCACGCAGGTGATACCATTCCTAGCGCTCGGGCTCGGTGTCGATCACATCTTCGTGCTGACGCATGCGTACGCCGAGCGGGACACGAGCGAACAAACTGGTCAGGTGCTGAAGAAGGCGGGCTTGAGTGTACTGTTTGCCGGTGCCTCCACCGCTGGATCATTCTTCGCGGCCACCCTCATCCCGGTGCCGGCATTGCGTGTGTTCTGCTTTCAGGGCGCCATCCTGACGGTGTTCAATCTGGCCGCAGTGCTGCTAGTATTTCCGGCCATGATCTCACTCGATCTGCGCCGTCGACGTTCCGGGCGTGCGGATGTGCTGTGCTGCTGTCTGCCGGCGCTTCCAAACACTACGCACGACCTGAACAAACAACGCTACCATTACCACCAGCAAACGCAACAgccgcagtcgcagcagcagcagcagcaaacaccgGCCCAATCGCAGAACGCTGCCGAAGCACAGCGACAGGAGGAAGACTCACTGATTGAGTGTCAGTCGAAGGCATGCCTCAGCTTTTCGCTGTCCCGGTTTGCGATGAAACATTACGCACCCTTTCTAACGCGCAGCTCGGTGAAGGTGTTCGCCATGTTGCTGCTGTCCGGCATTCTCGGTGTGTCACTGTTTGCCTCGATGAAGCTACCGGATGGGCTGGAACTGACGGATCTGGTCCCGCAAAACACGAACGAGCATCGGTTCCTGAGCGTGCAGGGTAAGCTGTTCGGGTTCTACAGCATGTTCGCGGTCACGCAGGGTGACTTCGAATATCCGAACAATCAGAAACTGTTGCACGAATATCACGAAGCGTACGTACGGGTTTCGCACGTGATCAAGAACGATAATGGTGGCCTGCCAGACTTTTGGCTCAGCCTGTTCCGGGATTGGTTGATTAATCTGCAGCGTGCTTTCGATCGGGATTATCGCGAGGGTCGCATCACCCAGGAACGGTGGTATACGAATGCAAGCAATGATGCGATCCTGGCGTACAAGCTGCTCGTGCAGACGGGGCACGTCGATAACCCGATCGACAAGAGCCTTGTGACGCAGGTGCGGCTGGTCGATTCGGAGGGTGTGATCAATCCGGAAGCGTTCTACAACTATCTTTCCGCTTGGGCTTGGAACGATGTGCTTGCTTACGGTGCATCACAG GGTAATCTGCGACCGGAGCCCCGCGAATGGTTCCACACACCGTCCGATTTTGAGCTGAAAATTCCGAAGAGTGCACCGTTAACCTACACGCAGCTACCCTTCTATCTGCACGGGCTGAGCGATACGGCCGATATCAAGACGATGATCAGCCAGATACGCGAACTGTGCTCCAAGTTCGAAGCACGCGGTCTGCCAAACTATCCCTCAG GCATTCCATTCATCTTCTGGGAACAGTACATGAATCTACGACCGGGACTACTGAAAGCTATCGGGTGTGCCCTGCTGGCGGTGTTTGTTTCCGTCTCGCTATTGCTGCTATCAGTCTGGGCCGCCCTATTGATCGTGTTTAATgtggtgatgatgctgataCAGCTGCTCGGTGTGATGATTCTGCTTGGCATCAAGCTGTCGGCAATACCCGCCGTCATACTGATCGCAAGTATTGGATTAGGCGTGGGAATAACCGTGCATGTGTCGCTG GGTTTTATCACATCGATCGGAAACCGGGATAGACGCGTCAAGCTAGCCTTGGAGCATTCGTTCGCTCCGATCGTACATGGTGTGGTAACGTCCGCACTAGCTATATTTATGCTCTCCACATCCTCGTTTGAGTTTGTCGTGCGACACTTCTTCTGGTTGCTTCTCTCGGCGAACGTCATTGGAGCCCTCAACGGACTGTTCTTCTTCCCCATCCTGCTAAGCTTAGTCGGTCCGGGTGCAGAAATTATACCGCTCCAGTATGCCAACCGTATCTCGACACCGTCGCCACCACCGAAGCGCATCAACAAACTATCGAGCGGGAAGCCGATCGTGTTGAACAACAAACGATCATCGTGTTCGCGCAGCTGCTCGAAACCGCATCACCATCACAAGCACAACAATGTTAACCTGAGCAACGAACCATCGCTAACGACCATCACCGAAGAGCCCCAGTCGTGGAAGAGTTCCGCTTCATCCATTCCTTCCATTCATGAAAAGACTACCGGTGGATCGGTCGGACATCATAGACCGTCGGTTGGTTTGGTGGGTGGAGTTGGTGGTGGAGTGCCGTCCGGGACTTCTCTCGGGGGTAGCATAATGAGTGATGGTAATCTTAGCGGTGTCGGTGGTGTGTATAGTCATCCACATGCGCACCattaccatcaccaccatcaccagcagGCACCGGAACTGCAGAGCATTGTGTTGCAGCCGGAAGTGACGGTCGAGACGCACCATCATGGTGGCGAACACCAAAACACCAAGGTAACGGCGACGGCCAACATCAAGGTGGAGCTGGTAACGCCGGGTCGTGGCGCCAGGATGATGCACACGACGGCCAGCAGTACCAGCAGTAATGCGAGTAGCACCGGTAGTACTACGAGCAGTACGGGAAGTTCCGGTAGTGCTAGCAGCTAA
- the LOC128297068 gene encoding protein patched isoform X2, with the protein MVVPTMDSLPRVPDTHGDTVDEKVFSDLYIRTSWFDATIALDQIEKGKARGRRSSVYMRSLFQQYLYNLGCSIQKHAGKVLFVAILVLSTFCVGLKSATVHSKVHQLWIQEGGSLEHELAYTQKSLGEMDSSTHQLLIQTPKDMDASILHPNALLTHLDVVKKAISVTVHMYDITWSLKDMCYSPSIPSFDTHFIEQIFENIIPCAIITPLDCFWEGSKLLGPKYPVHIPGQTNKVQWTSLNPQTLLKDIKAQNYQFPFETLEQYMKRAGISTGYTEKPCLNPKDKQCPETAPNKKSGQVPDIGASLTGGCYGFAAKYMHWPEELVVGGAVRNRTHHLKSAKALQTVIQLMGERELYDYWNNHYKVHHIGWNPEKAAEVLNAWQKKFSAEVNKIMQTEVKPLSYYGVYAFSSATLDDILGKHSNPNPISLGIGIAIILLYTACTLLRWKDGINGQSGVGVAGVLLITVTTAAGLGFCALLGIAFNAATTQVIPFLALGLGVDHIFVLTHAYAERDTSEQTGQVLKKAGLSVLFAGASTAGSFFAATLIPVPALRVFCFQGAILTVFNLAAVLLVFPAMISLDLRRRRSGRADVLCCCLPALPNTTHDLNKQRYHYHQQTQQPQSQQQQQQTPAQSQNAAEAQRQEEDSLIECQSKACLSFSLSRFAMKHYAPFLTRSSVKVFAMLLLSGILGVSLFASMKLPDGLELTDLVPQNTNEHRFLSVQGKLFGFYSMFAVTQGDFEYPNNQKLLHEYHEAYVRVSHVIKNDNGGLPDFWLSLFRDWLINLQRAFDRDYREGRITQERWYTNASNDAILAYKLLVQTGHVDNPIDKSLVTQVRLVDSEGVINPEAFYNYLSAWAWNDVLAYGASQGNLRPEPREWFHTPSDFELKIPKSAPLTYTQLPFYLHGLSDTADIKTMISQIRELCSKFEARGLPNYPSGIPFIFWEQYMNLRPGLLKAIGCALLAVFVSVSLLLLSVWAALLIVFNVVMMLIQLLGVMILLGIKLSAIPAVILIASIGLGVGITVHVSLGFITSIGNRDRRVKLALEHSFAPIVHGVVTSALAIFMLSTSSFEFVVRHFFWLLLSANVIGALNGLFFFPILLSLVGPGAEIIPLQYANRISTPSPPPKRINKLSSGKPIVLNNKRSSCSRSCSKPHHHHKHNNVNLSNEPSLTTITEEPQSWKSSASSIPSIHEKTTGGSQAPELQSIVLQPEVTVETHHHGGEHQNTKVTATANIKVELVTPGRGARMMHTTASSTSSNASSTGSTTSSTGSSGSASS; encoded by the exons GGTAAAGCTCGGGGGAGAAGGTCCTCGGTGTACATGCGTTCCCTGTTCCAGCAATATCTTTACAACCTAGGCTGTTCGATACAGAAGCACGCCGGCAAGGTGTTATTCGTGGCGATACTGGTGCTCAGCACGTTCTGCGTCGGGTTGAAATCGGCAACGGTACACTCGAAGGTGCACCAGCTATGGATACAGGAGGGTGGATCGCTCGAGCATGAGCTCGCCTACACGCAGAAATCGCTCGGCGAGATGGACTCGTCGACGCACCAGCTGCTGATACAGACACCAAAGGATATGGACGCGTCGATACTGCACCCGAACGCGTTACTAACGCACCTGGACGTGGTGAAGAAGGCGATATCGGTGACGGTGCACATGTACGACATAACGTGGAGCTTGAAGGATATGTGCTACTCACCGAGCATACCTAGCTTCGATACGCACTTCATCGAGCAGATCTTCGAGAATATTATTCCGTGTGCGATCATAACGCCCCTCGACTGCTTCTGGGAGGGTAGCAAACTGCTTGGCCCCAAGTATCCCGTGCATATACC TGGACAAACGAACAAAGTGCAGTGGACGTCACTGAATCCGCAAACGTTGCTGAAAGACATCAAGGCACAGAACTATCAGTTTCCGTTCGAAACGCTGGAACAGTACATGAAGCGGGCCGGTATCAGTACGGGCTACACGGAAAAACCTTGCCTCAACCCGAAGGATAAACAGTGTCCGGAAACGGCACCGAACAAAAAGTCCGGCCAGGTGCCGGACATTGGTGCGAGTTTAACCGGTGGTTGCTACGGATTCGCGGCGAAGTATATGCACTGGCCGGAAGAGCTGGTGGTTGGTGGGGCGGTGCGCAATCGAACCCATCATCTAAAGTCGGCCAAAGCGTTGCAGACCGTGATCCAGCTGATGGGCGAACGGGAGCTGTACGATTACTGGAACAACCATTACAAGGTGCACCATATCGGGTGGAACCCGGAGAAGGCGGCGGAGGTGTTGAATGCGTGGCAGAAGAAGTTTTCCGCTGAGGTCAACAAAATCATGCAAACGGAAGTGAAGCCACTGTCGTACTATGGCGTGTACGCGTTCTCGTCGGCAACGCTGGACGATATCCTGGGGAAACATTCGAACCCGAACCCGATCAGCCTCGGTATCGGTATTGCGATCATCTTGCTCTACACCGCCTGTACGCTTTTGCGCTGGAAGGATGGGATTAATGGACAGAGTGGCGTCGGTGTGGCGGGTGTGCTGCTGATCACGGTTACAACGGCCGCCGGGTTGGGCTTCTGTGCATTGCTCGGTATTGCGTTCAATGCCGCCACCACGCAGGTGATACCATTCCTAGCGCTCGGGCTCGGTGTCGATCACATCTTCGTGCTGACGCATGCGTACGCCGAGCGGGACACGAGCGAACAAACTGGTCAGGTGCTGAAGAAGGCGGGCTTGAGTGTACTGTTTGCCGGTGCCTCCACCGCTGGATCATTCTTCGCGGCCACCCTCATCCCGGTGCCGGCATTGCGTGTGTTCTGCTTTCAGGGCGCCATCCTGACGGTGTTCAATCTGGCCGCAGTGCTGCTAGTATTTCCGGCCATGATCTCACTCGATCTGCGCCGTCGACGTTCCGGGCGTGCGGATGTGCTGTGCTGCTGTCTGCCGGCGCTTCCAAACACTACGCACGACCTGAACAAACAACGCTACCATTACCACCAGCAAACGCAACAgccgcagtcgcagcagcagcagcagcaaacaccgGCCCAATCGCAGAACGCTGCCGAAGCACAGCGACAGGAGGAAGACTCACTGATTGAGTGTCAGTCGAAGGCATGCCTCAGCTTTTCGCTGTCCCGGTTTGCGATGAAACATTACGCACCCTTTCTAACGCGCAGCTCGGTGAAGGTGTTCGCCATGTTGCTGCTGTCCGGCATTCTCGGTGTGTCACTGTTTGCCTCGATGAAGCTACCGGATGGGCTGGAACTGACGGATCTGGTCCCGCAAAACACGAACGAGCATCGGTTCCTGAGCGTGCAGGGTAAGCTGTTCGGGTTCTACAGCATGTTCGCGGTCACGCAGGGTGACTTCGAATATCCGAACAATCAGAAACTGTTGCACGAATATCACGAAGCGTACGTACGGGTTTCGCACGTGATCAAGAACGATAATGGTGGCCTGCCAGACTTTTGGCTCAGCCTGTTCCGGGATTGGTTGATTAATCTGCAGCGTGCTTTCGATCGGGATTATCGCGAGGGTCGCATCACCCAGGAACGGTGGTATACGAATGCAAGCAATGATGCGATCCTGGCGTACAAGCTGCTCGTGCAGACGGGGCACGTCGATAACCCGATCGACAAGAGCCTTGTGACGCAGGTGCGGCTGGTCGATTCGGAGGGTGTGATCAATCCGGAAGCGTTCTACAACTATCTTTCCGCTTGGGCTTGGAACGATGTGCTTGCTTACGGTGCATCACAG GGTAATCTGCGACCGGAGCCCCGCGAATGGTTCCACACACCGTCCGATTTTGAGCTGAAAATTCCGAAGAGTGCACCGTTAACCTACACGCAGCTACCCTTCTATCTGCACGGGCTGAGCGATACGGCCGATATCAAGACGATGATCAGCCAGATACGCGAACTGTGCTCCAAGTTCGAAGCACGCGGTCTGCCAAACTATCCCTCAG GCATTCCATTCATCTTCTGGGAACAGTACATGAATCTACGACCGGGACTACTGAAAGCTATCGGGTGTGCCCTGCTGGCGGTGTTTGTTTCCGTCTCGCTATTGCTGCTATCAGTCTGGGCCGCCCTATTGATCGTGTTTAATgtggtgatgatgctgataCAGCTGCTCGGTGTGATGATTCTGCTTGGCATCAAGCTGTCGGCAATACCCGCCGTCATACTGATCGCAAGTATTGGATTAGGCGTGGGAATAACCGTGCATGTGTCGCTG GGTTTTATCACATCGATCGGAAACCGGGATAGACGCGTCAAGCTAGCCTTGGAGCATTCGTTCGCTCCGATCGTACATGGTGTGGTAACGTCCGCACTAGCTATATTTATGCTCTCCACATCCTCGTTTGAGTTTGTCGTGCGACACTTCTTCTGGTTGCTTCTCTCGGCGAACGTCATTGGAGCCCTCAACGGACTGTTCTTCTTCCCCATCCTGCTAAGCTTAGTCGGTCCGGGTGCAGAAATTATACCGCTCCAGTATGCCAACCGTATCTCGACACCGTCGCCACCACCGAAGCGCATCAACAAACTATCGAGCGGGAAGCCGATCGTGTTGAACAACAAACGATCATCGTGTTCGCGCAGCTGCTCGAAACCGCATCACCATCACAAGCACAACAATGTTAACCTGAGCAACGAACCATCGCTAACGACCATCACCGAAGAGCCCCAGTCGTGGAAGAGTTCCGCTTCATCCATTCCTTCCATTCATGAAAAGACTACCGGTGGATCG cagGCACCGGAACTGCAGAGCATTGTGTTGCAGCCGGAAGTGACGGTCGAGACGCACCATCATGGTGGCGAACACCAAAACACCAAGGTAACGGCGACGGCCAACATCAAGGTGGAGCTGGTAACGCCGGGTCGTGGCGCCAGGATGATGCACACGACGGCCAGCAGTACCAGCAGTAATGCGAGTAGCACCGGTAGTACTACGAGCAGTACGGGAAGTTCCGGTAGTGCTAGCAGCTAA